In Leptospira levettii, the DNA window TCTGTATTGGAGTTAGCAGAAGAAGTTTCAAAAATATTGGGTGGTGTTCAGATTTCCATCAATAAGGATGCAGCTCCAGATAAAAGGTCTTATAAAGTAAATTTTGATTTGTTTAACAAACTTAGTGGTGAATATTCATTGAAAGAGAAGATCGAAGACACTATTCAAGAGTTAGCAAAACAAATAATAGATTCAAACTTTCGGATTCAAGATTTTTATCGTTCAGACTTGATTCGCTTAAATGTTTTGAGGAAAATGATTAACAAGGGAGTAATGAAATAAATCGATGATATTTTCTGAAACAGGAATAAAAGGATCTTATGTTGCAGATCTAAAAAAAATTGAAGACTCAAGGGGTTTTTTTGGTAGGGCATTTTGCACAACTGAATTTTCTGAATTGGGCATTACGTCAGATATTAAACAAGCAAACTTATCTTATACTTCTAAAAAAGGTACGATTAGAGGTATGCATTTTCAAAAGCATCCCTATGAGGAAATGAAAGCTATACGTTGTATACGTGGATCTATTTTTGATGTTGTTTTGGATTTAAGACCTGAATCGGAGACATTTAAACGTTGGTTTGGAATTAAATTAAGTGCTGAAAATTATAAAATGCTAATCATACCCGAAGGTTGTGCTCATGGATTTCAGACATTGGAGAACGATATTGAAGTTTTTTATTTAGTATCAAAAGAATTTTCTCCATCTCATGATGCAGGAGTAAGGTTCGATGATCCTGCTTTCCAAATTCATTGGCCACTTAAAGTTTCAGAAATTTCGGATAAAGACAAATCTTTTAAGGATTTTCCATTATGAAGGTGATGATCCTTTCTGGAGGTTTAGGGACAAGACTTTCCGAATATACAGATGTGATTCCGAAACCAATGGTTCCCATTGGTGGAAAGCCAATCCTATGGCATATCATGAATCATTTTGCGCGTTTTAATTATAATGATTTTTACATTGCTCTTGGTTACAAAGCAGAAGTTGTAAAAGAGTATTTTTTAAACTACCGATCTTTAAATTCTGATTTTTCAGTGAATTTAGAAACAGGCAAAATCACCCATTATAATTCTCCTAAAGTAGATTGGAACGTTACCTTAGTCAATACAGGAGCTAACACTATGACAGGTGGGCGACTATTGAGAATGAAAGAGATCATTGGAAATGAGACATTCTTACTCACTTA includes these proteins:
- the rfbC gene encoding dTDP-4-dehydrorhamnose 3,5-epimerase; translated protein: MIFSETGIKGSYVADLKKIEDSRGFFGRAFCTTEFSELGITSDIKQANLSYTSKKGTIRGMHFQKHPYEEMKAIRCIRGSIFDVVLDLRPESETFKRWFGIKLSAENYKMLIIPEGCAHGFQTLENDIEVFYLVSKEFSPSHDAGVRFDDPAFQIHWPLKVSEISDKDKSFKDFPL